In Acinetobacter pittii, one genomic interval encodes:
- the abaQ gene encoding multidrug efflux MFS transporter AbaQ: MDFEKDVIRTVTFKLIPALVILYLVAYIDRAAVGFAHLHMGADVGIGDAAYGLGAGLFFIGYFLFEVPSNLLLDKFGARKWFTRILLTWGLITMAMALIEGPKSFYLLRFLLGVAEAGFFPGVLYLITQWYPVRHRGKIMGMFVLSQPIAMMIAGPLAGLLLGMDGIANLHGWQWLFIAVGLPAVLLALPTFLWLPDNIDKVKWLSIEQKQWLKNELVKDEAEYDQTRHANPLHALKDKRVLLLALYYLPVTLSIYGLNLWLPSIIKQFGGGTDLQIGFLSSIPYVFGIIGLLIIPRSTDRLNDRYGHLSFLYALGACAMFLSAWLNSPVMQLAALAVVAFCLFSSTAVFWTLPGRFLTGASAAAGIALINSVGNLGGYVGPFGIGLLKEYTGNMAAGLYFLSIVMLFGLILTYIVYAKLERQKTQTVNIQKPL; encoded by the coding sequence ATGGATTTCGAAAAGGATGTAATACGGACGGTCACGTTTAAGCTGATACCTGCATTAGTCATACTATATCTGGTGGCATACATTGATCGTGCCGCTGTTGGGTTCGCTCATTTGCATATGGGTGCCGACGTCGGAATTGGTGATGCAGCCTATGGTCTAGGAGCAGGCTTATTTTTTATTGGATATTTTCTTTTTGAAGTTCCAAGTAATTTGCTTTTAGACAAATTTGGTGCCCGTAAATGGTTTACCCGCATTTTATTGACATGGGGTTTAATCACCATGGCTATGGCGCTCATTGAAGGGCCGAAAAGCTTTTATCTCTTACGGTTTTTACTTGGTGTAGCGGAGGCAGGGTTTTTCCCGGGTGTTTTATACCTCATCACTCAGTGGTACCCCGTGCGTCATCGCGGAAAAATTATGGGAATGTTTGTACTTTCACAACCCATTGCCATGATGATTGCTGGGCCTCTAGCTGGTCTATTACTTGGAATGGATGGCATTGCAAACTTACATGGTTGGCAATGGTTATTCATTGCAGTCGGCTTACCTGCGGTTTTATTGGCTCTACCAACATTCCTGTGGTTACCCGATAATATTGATAAAGTGAAATGGTTAAGCATTGAACAAAAACAATGGCTTAAAAATGAGCTGGTTAAAGATGAAGCCGAATACGATCAAACTCGGCATGCTAATCCTCTGCATGCTTTAAAAGACAAACGCGTACTTTTATTAGCATTGTATTACCTACCAGTGACTTTAAGTATTTACGGTTTAAATCTCTGGTTGCCTTCTATTATCAAGCAATTTGGAGGCGGTACTGATCTTCAAATTGGCTTCTTATCGAGCATTCCCTACGTTTTTGGAATTATTGGATTATTAATTATTCCACGTAGTACCGATCGTCTAAATGATCGCTATGGACATTTAAGTTTTCTCTACGCACTAGGCGCTTGTGCAATGTTTTTAAGTGCTTGGCTCAATTCTCCAGTCATGCAGTTGGCTGCTTTGGCTGTGGTTGCGTTCTGCCTATTTTCATCAACTGCTGTGTTTTGGACATTACCGGGCCGTTTCTTAACAGGGGCAAGTGCAGCGGCTGGCATTGCCTTAATCAATTCTGTTGGAAATTTAGGTGGCTACGTTGGGCCATTTGGCATCGGACTTTTAAAAGAATACACAGGAAATATGGCTGCAGGCTTGTATTTCTTATCTATCGTCATGCTTTTTGGTCTGATTTTGACTTACATCGTCTATGCCAAGCTCGAACGTCAAAAAACTCAAACAGTGAATATTCAAAAGCCTTTGTAA
- the araD1 gene encoding AraD1 family protein: MQIIQFENRANQRAVAKVESNMAYPVKNIQSVRDLALLAIRNKVSLEQQVEILGFESETYDYSSLLADLKVLPPLDHPDPTHCLVSGTGLTHLGSASARDKMHQQNLSDDSSVTDTMRIFQWGLQKGRPPEGQVGAQPEWFYKGDGSIVVRPGAELPLPPFAEDGGEEPEIAGLYVIGEDLKPYRIGFALGNEYSDHVMERRNYLYLAHSKLRFCSFGPALRTGELPKHLVGTSRLRRDGQIIWEKEFLSGEDNMCHSLANLEYHHFKYQQFLKAGDVHIHYFGTATLSFADGIQAQVNDEFEIEMKEFGLPLKNKLAHTQAELPIGSVITL; the protein is encoded by the coding sequence ATGCAAATTATTCAATTTGAAAATCGTGCAAATCAACGTGCTGTTGCCAAAGTAGAAAGCAACATGGCATATCCGGTTAAAAATATTCAATCGGTTCGTGATTTAGCACTTTTGGCAATCCGCAATAAAGTTTCATTAGAGCAACAAGTTGAGATATTAGGGTTTGAATCAGAGACCTATGATTATTCATCTTTATTAGCAGATTTAAAGGTACTGCCGCCTTTAGATCATCCAGATCCAACGCACTGTTTAGTTTCCGGTACAGGTTTAACTCATTTAGGTTCTGCATCAGCACGCGACAAAATGCATCAGCAAAATTTAAGCGATGACAGCTCAGTGACCGACACCATGCGGATATTTCAATGGGGGCTACAAAAGGGCCGTCCACCAGAAGGTCAAGTCGGTGCACAGCCAGAATGGTTTTATAAAGGCGATGGTTCAATTGTGGTGAGACCGGGAGCGGAGTTACCTTTACCTCCATTTGCTGAAGACGGTGGCGAAGAACCTGAAATCGCAGGCCTATATGTGATTGGAGAAGACTTAAAGCCTTACCGAATCGGGTTTGCATTGGGTAATGAATATTCTGACCATGTAATGGAGCGTCGTAATTATTTATATCTGGCCCATTCAAAATTACGTTTTTGTAGTTTTGGTCCAGCTTTACGAACAGGCGAATTACCAAAACATTTAGTGGGAACCAGCCGCTTGCGCCGTGATGGACAAATTATTTGGGAAAAAGAGTTTTTGTCAGGCGAAGACAATATGTGTCATAGCTTGGCAAATCTGGAATATCACCACTTTAAGTATCAACAATTCTTAAAAGCAGGGGACGTTCATATTCACTACTTCGGTACAGCTACTTTATCTTTTGCCGATGGTATTCAGGCACAAGTCAACGATGAATTTGAAATTGAAATGAAAGAATTCGGTCTTCCCCTTAAAAATAAACTTGCTCATACACAAGCAGAGTTACCGATCGGTTCAGTTATAACACTTTAA
- a CDS encoding aldehyde dehydrogenase (NADP(+)) has protein sequence MVIGHNFIGGSRSAQSTTLLKSVNATTGEALPYEFHHATEQEINQACEAASQAFKTYRHTSPEQRAAFLENIADELDALGTDFLETISQETALPLARLQGERGRTSGQMRLFAKVLRRGDFLGARIDTALPERQPLPRPDLRQIKIGVGPVAVFGASNFPLAFSTAGGDTASALAAGCSVVVKAHSGHMATADFVAQAIERAVEKSNMPKGVFNMIYGNGVGEPLVKHPLIQAVGFTGSLRGGRALCDMAAARPQPIPVFAEMSSINPMLMLPEALKNRGEKIAQDLADSVVLGCGQFCTNPGLILGIKSAEFSQLIRNLTEIMGGKPAQTMLNAGTLKSYTAGLEHLTQHQGVEHLAGQTQQGNQAQPQLFKADVELLLAGDQLLQEEIFGPATVIIEVEDKAQLIQALQSMNGQLTATLIADEADLTEFADVVPVLEEKAGRLLINGYPTGVEVCDAMVHGGPYPATSDARGTSVGTLAIDRYLRPVCYQNYPQSLLPEALKDSNPLQILRLVNGEMTKAAI, from the coding sequence ATGGTCATTGGACACAACTTTATTGGCGGTTCACGTAGCGCACAAAGTACAACTTTATTGAAAAGTGTGAATGCAACAACCGGTGAGGCTTTGCCTTATGAGTTTCACCATGCAACCGAACAGGAAATTAATCAGGCCTGTGAAGCAGCTAGCCAAGCCTTTAAAACTTACCGCCATACTTCACCTGAACAGCGTGCTGCCTTTTTAGAAAATATTGCCGATGAACTCGATGCCTTAGGTACAGATTTTCTAGAGACTATTTCGCAAGAAACCGCTTTGCCACTTGCACGTTTACAAGGCGAACGTGGCCGTACCAGTGGGCAAATGCGTCTGTTTGCTAAAGTGTTGCGTCGCGGCGACTTCTTAGGGGCTCGTATTGATACAGCTTTGCCTGAGCGTCAGCCCTTACCTCGTCCAGACTTGCGCCAGATTAAAATTGGTGTTGGCCCTGTGGCAGTCTTTGGGGCAAGTAACTTTCCACTCGCTTTTTCAACTGCGGGTGGCGACACTGCTTCGGCACTAGCTGCGGGCTGCTCTGTAGTGGTGAAAGCGCATAGTGGCCACATGGCGACAGCGGATTTTGTGGCTCAGGCAATTGAACGTGCCGTAGAAAAATCAAATATGCCTAAAGGCGTATTTAACATGATCTATGGTAATGGTGTGGGTGAACCTTTAGTGAAGCATCCTTTAATTCAGGCTGTAGGTTTTACTGGTTCTCTTCGCGGTGGACGAGCTTTATGTGATATGGCTGCAGCCCGTCCACAACCGATTCCTGTGTTTGCTGAAATGAGCAGTATTAACCCGATGCTGATGTTACCCGAAGCCTTGAAAAACCGTGGTGAAAAAATTGCACAGGACTTGGCCGACTCAGTTGTTTTAGGCTGTGGTCAGTTCTGTACCAATCCGGGTTTAATTTTGGGCATCAAATCAGCTGAGTTTAGCCAGCTTATTCGTAACCTAACTGAAATTATGGGTGGCAAACCTGCACAGACTATGCTGAATGCCGGAACCTTAAAAAGCTATACCGCGGGTCTTGAGCATTTAACCCAGCATCAAGGTGTTGAACATTTGGCAGGTCAAACCCAGCAAGGCAATCAGGCACAGCCACAACTGTTTAAAGCTGATGTGGAGCTGTTATTGGCAGGTGATCAGCTTTTACAAGAAGAAATCTTTGGGCCAGCGACTGTCATCATTGAGGTTGAAGATAAAGCCCAACTCATTCAAGCCCTACAAAGCATGAATGGACAGCTGACTGCAACTTTAATTGCCGATGAAGCAGACTTAACCGAGTTTGCAGATGTGGTTCCTGTGCTAGAAGAAAAAGCAGGCCGATTACTCATCAATGGCTACCCAACAGGTGTTGAAGTATGTGATGCCATGGTACACGGCGGACCATACCCAGCGACTTCTGATGCAAGAGGTACATCAGTTGGAACCTTAGCCATTGACCGTTATTTGCGCCCAGTCTGTTACCAAAACTATCCGCAAAGTTTATTGCCGGAAGCCTTAAAAGACAGCAACCCATTGCAGATTTTAAGACTGGTCAATGGTGAGATGACCAAAGCAGCGATCTAA
- a CDS encoding acetoacetate decarboxylase has translation MNIKQQFTEVEFGQQKVKVPKDGYYDRFRMNPDLNEVAQDPAAGNIDFFRHIPKKIVESRVGPVWAPNFYYRSANVQLLMLAPIKLIKAKLPAALTPLQPFPGYGLVAVTFFTYSVCDNDPYNEGSIAIVVRQPNARGPHIAELMKSMHQRHFYAHVLALPVDTEIARVRGVYGYQLPKWLTKIDVNISSKEVQAKIFDVNGKLDLSLKTLVPNLKHVASETHINKATMLHVVDGKWHRTEVQSNILSFAQKLFPKNVQLEKNEGPLTTLLNELGASRILRLDVIEDAQVVLNLPTPL, from the coding sequence ATGAATATAAAACAACAGTTTACTGAGGTTGAGTTTGGGCAACAAAAAGTTAAAGTACCCAAAGATGGTTATTATGACCGTTTTAGAATGAACCCTGATCTAAACGAAGTCGCTCAAGACCCTGCTGCGGGCAACATCGATTTTTTCCGCCATATTCCTAAAAAAATTGTAGAGTCACGTGTAGGTCCTGTCTGGGCACCCAACTTTTATTATCGCAGTGCAAATGTACAGCTTTTAATGCTTGCTCCAATTAAGCTCATTAAGGCAAAACTTCCTGCGGCTTTAACTCCATTACAACCATTTCCGGGTTATGGGTTGGTCGCTGTTACGTTCTTTACCTATTCAGTTTGTGATAATGACCCTTATAACGAAGGGTCGATTGCGATTGTTGTACGTCAACCTAACGCTCGCGGGCCACACATTGCTGAGTTGATGAAATCGATGCATCAACGTCATTTTTATGCGCATGTTTTAGCTTTGCCTGTAGATACAGAAATTGCTAGAGTCCGTGGTGTATATGGTTACCAACTTCCAAAATGGCTGACTAAAATTGACGTCAACATTAGTTCAAAAGAGGTTCAAGCTAAAATTTTCGATGTTAATGGAAAATTAGATTTAAGCTTGAAAACCTTAGTACCGAATTTAAAACATGTCGCTTCTGAAACACATATCAACAAAGCCACTATGTTACATGTTGTTGATGGGAAATGGCATCGAACAGAAGTTCAGTCCAATATTCTTTCTTTCGCTCAAAAACTTTTCCCAAAGAATGTTCAACTCGAGAAAAATGAAGGGCCTTTAACTACATTGCTAAATGAGCTAGGTGCCTCAAGAATTCTCCGCTTAGATGTTATTGAAGATGCTCAAGTCGTGCTTAATTTGCCTACTCCGCTATAG